A stretch of Pseudomonas sp. LRP2-20 DNA encodes these proteins:
- a CDS encoding TenA family transcriptional regulator, producing the protein MIDAFVRIGPLMDPASYPQWAQQLIEDCRESKRRVVEHEFYQRLRDGQLRQSTIRQYLIGGWPVVEQFSLYMAHNLTKTRYARHPGEDMARRWLMRNIRVELNHADYWVNWCQAHGVHLHQLQAQDVPPELNGLNDWCWRVCTTESLAIAMAATNYAIEGATGEWSAVVCAEDTYAMGFPEDQRKRAMKWLKMHAQYDDAHPWEALEIICTLAGENPTLGLRNELRKAICKSYDCMYLFLERCMQLEGRQQGRMRPALAAG; encoded by the coding sequence GTGATTGATGCATTCGTACGTATCGGGCCCTTGATGGACCCGGCCAGTTACCCCCAGTGGGCCCAGCAGCTGATCGAGGATTGCCGTGAGAGCAAGCGCCGGGTGGTCGAACACGAGTTCTACCAGCGCCTGCGTGATGGCCAGCTGCGCCAGTCGACCATTCGCCAGTACCTGATCGGTGGCTGGCCGGTGGTCGAGCAATTCTCCCTGTACATGGCCCATAACCTGACCAAGACCCGCTATGCCCGCCACCCTGGCGAGGACATGGCGCGGCGTTGGCTGATGCGCAACATTCGCGTCGAGCTCAACCATGCCGACTACTGGGTCAACTGGTGCCAGGCCCATGGCGTGCACCTGCATCAGCTTCAGGCCCAGGATGTCCCGCCGGAACTTAACGGCCTCAACGACTGGTGCTGGCGCGTGTGCACCACCGAGTCACTGGCGATTGCCATGGCGGCGACCAACTACGCGATCGAGGGGGCGACCGGCGAATGGTCGGCGGTGGTGTGCGCCGAGGATACCTATGCCATGGGCTTCCCGGAGGACCAGCGCAAGCGGGCGATGAAATGGCTGAAGATGCATGCCCAGTATGACGACGCACACCCATGGGAGGCGCTGGAGATCATCTGCACGCTGGCGGGTGAGAACCCGACCCTGGGGCTGCGCAACGAGTTGCGCAAGGCGATCTGCAAGAGCTACGACTGCATGTACCTGTTCCTGGAGCGGTGCATGCAGCTGGAAGGGCGCCAGCAAGGGCGAATGCGCCCGGCCTTGGCCGCCGGCTGA
- the mupP gene encoding N-acetylmuramic acid 6-phosphate phosphatase MupP has translation MRLRAVLFDMDGTLLDTAPDFIAICQAMLAERGLPAIDDQLIRDVISGGARAMVAATFAMDPEAEGFEALRLEFLERYQRDCAVHSKLFDGMGELLADIEKGNLLWGVVTNKPVRFAEPIMQQLGLAERSALLICPDHVKNSKPDPEPLILACKTLDLDPASVLFVGDDLRDIESGRDAGTRTAAVRYGYIHPEDNPNNWGADVVVDHPLELRKVIDSALCGC, from the coding sequence ATGCGTTTGCGAGCAGTACTCTTCGACATGGACGGCACCCTGCTCGACACGGCGCCGGACTTCATCGCCATCTGCCAGGCCATGCTCGCCGAGCGCGGCCTGCCGGCCATCGATGACCAACTGATCCGCGACGTGATCTCGGGCGGCGCCCGCGCCATGGTTGCGGCAACCTTCGCCATGGACCCCGAGGCCGAAGGCTTCGAGGCCCTGCGCCTGGAATTCCTCGAGCGCTACCAGCGTGACTGCGCCGTGCACAGCAAGCTGTTCGATGGCATGGGCGAGCTGCTGGCCGATATCGAAAAGGGCAACCTGCTGTGGGGCGTGGTGACCAACAAGCCGGTGCGCTTCGCCGAGCCGATCATGCAGCAACTGGGCCTGGCCGAGCGTTCGGCACTGCTGATCTGCCCGGACCACGTGAAAAACAGCAAGCCCGACCCGGAGCCGCTGATTCTCGCTTGCAAGACCCTGGACCTGGACCCTGCCAGCGTGCTGTTCGTCGGCGACGACCTGCGCGACATCGAGTCCGGCCGCGACGCTGGCACCCGCACGGCAGCCGTGCGCTACGGCTATATTCATCCAGAGGACAACCCGAACAACTGGGGCGCCGATGTGGTGGTGGACCACCCGCTGGAACTGCGCAAGGTGATCGACAGCGCCCTGTGCGGCTGCTGA
- the mtnA gene encoding S-methyl-5-thioribose-1-phosphate isomerase has product MRERLLAAEKVTGMRWQGGALHLLDQRLLPSEERWLTCDNVAQVVAAIRDMAVRGAAAIGIAAAYGLVLALEERLAQGGDWEMDLEEDFLSLAEARPTAANLFWALNRMRERLLRVRGDDDVLAALEAEAIAIHESDREANLTMAQHGIELIRRHQGNEQTLLTYGNAGALASGGIGTALGVIRAGYLEGMVERVYAGETRPWLQGSRLTAWELAQEGIPVTLCADSALAHLMKTKGITWVVVGADCIAANGDVAGKIGTYQLAVSAMHHGVRFMVVAPSTSIDLNLATGEDIPLEEREADELLDYAGTRVAPQVEAFNPVFDVTPADLIDVIVTERGIVERPDAAKLAQLMCRKRLH; this is encoded by the coding sequence ATGCGCGAGCGACTTTTGGCGGCGGAGAAGGTGACCGGGATGCGCTGGCAAGGCGGCGCCCTGCACCTGCTCGACCAGCGCCTGCTGCCGTCGGAAGAACGCTGGCTGACCTGCGACAATGTCGCGCAGGTGGTGGCGGCGATCCGCGACATGGCCGTGCGCGGTGCCGCAGCCATCGGCATTGCTGCGGCCTACGGGCTGGTCCTGGCCCTGGAAGAGCGCCTGGCCCAGGGTGGCGACTGGGAGATGGACCTGGAAGAGGACTTCCTCAGCCTGGCCGAAGCCCGGCCCACCGCGGCCAACCTGTTCTGGGCGCTGAACCGCATGCGTGAGCGCCTGCTGCGTGTGCGTGGTGATGATGACGTGCTGGCTGCGCTGGAAGCCGAAGCGATTGCCATCCATGAGAGCGACCGCGAAGCCAACCTGACCATGGCTCAGCATGGCATCGAGCTGATTCGTCGTCACCAGGGCAACGAGCAGACCTTGCTGACCTACGGCAACGCCGGTGCCCTGGCCAGTGGTGGTATCGGCACGGCCCTTGGGGTGATACGCGCCGGTTATCTGGAAGGCATGGTCGAGCGGGTCTATGCCGGCGAGACCCGCCCTTGGCTGCAAGGCTCGCGCCTGACGGCCTGGGAGCTGGCCCAAGAAGGCATCCCAGTGACCCTGTGCGCCGATTCGGCGCTGGCCCACCTGATGAAGACCAAGGGGATCACCTGGGTGGTGGTCGGCGCCGACTGCATCGCCGCCAACGGCGACGTGGCCGGCAAGATCGGCACCTACCAGCTGGCCGTCAGCGCCATGCACCATGGCGTGCGCTTCATGGTGGTGGCGCCGAGCACCAGCATCGACCTCAACCTGGCCACCGGTGAGGACATTCCGCTGGAAGAGCGTGAGGCCGATGAGTTGCTGGACTATGCCGGGACCCGTGTGGCGCCGCAGGTCGAGGCCTTCAACCCGGTGTTCGATGTGACGCCGGCCGACCTGATCGACGTGATCGTCACCGAGCGTGGCATCGTCGAGCGGCCGGATGCTGCCAAGCTGGCGCAGCTGATGTGTCGCAAGCGGTTGCATTGA
- a CDS encoding YciK family oxidoreductase — MFDYTARPGLLAGRVILVTGAGRGIGAAAAKAYAALGATVLLLGKTEANLNEVYDQIEAAGHPQPVVIPFNLETALPHQYDELAVMIEEQFGRLDGLLNNASIIGPRTPLEQLSGDNFMRVMHINVNATFMLTSTLLPLLKLSEDASVVFTSSSVGRKGRAYWGAYGVSKFATEGLMQTLADELEGVAPVRSNSINPGATRTAMRAQAYPSENPQNNPLPEEIMPVYLYLMGPDSKDVNGQALNAQ, encoded by the coding sequence ATGTTCGACTACACCGCCCGCCCCGGCCTGCTCGCCGGCCGCGTCATCCTGGTCACCGGTGCCGGTCGCGGCATCGGCGCCGCTGCCGCCAAGGCCTATGCCGCCCTGGGCGCCACCGTGCTGCTGCTGGGCAAGACCGAGGCCAACCTCAACGAGGTCTACGACCAGATCGAGGCTGCCGGCCACCCGCAGCCGGTGGTCATCCCGTTCAACCTGGAAACCGCCCTGCCGCACCAGTACGACGAGCTGGCAGTGATGATCGAAGAGCAGTTCGGCCGCCTCGACGGGCTGCTCAACAATGCCTCGATCATTGGCCCGCGCACACCGCTGGAGCAGCTGTCGGGCGACAACTTCATGCGTGTGATGCACATCAACGTCAACGCCACCTTCATGCTCACCAGCACCCTGCTGCCGCTGCTCAAGCTGTCCGAGGACGCCTCGGTGGTGTTCACCTCCAGCAGCGTCGGGCGCAAGGGCCGGGCCTACTGGGGCGCCTACGGCGTGTCGAAGTTCGCCACCGAAGGGCTGATGCAGACCCTGGCCGATGAGCTGGAAGGCGTGGCGCCGGTGCGCTCCAACAGCATCAACCCGGGCGCCACGCGCACGGCCATGCGCGCCCAGGCGTACCCTAGCGAGAACCCGCAGAACAACCCGCTGCCGGAAGAAATCATGCCGGTCTATCTGTACCTGATGGGGCCAGACAGCAAAGATGTGAATGGGCAGGCGCTCAACGCCCAGTAA
- a CDS encoding EAL domain-containing protein, with the protein MKGNRTQEAPRLVGIIWPFIAVVVFQVLLGSLSLYALSAVRAYVAGESLWSKAQKDAIYYLNLYADDRDERTYQRYRQVMAVPQGDHELRELLDQASPDLEGARLAVLQGGNHPDDVDRIIWFYRNFRQISYMQTAIEYWNIGDDYLTKLNVLASEMHDGFARGQVGPTQLSEWKGRIVAINEGVTPAAKAFSDALGEGSRMLLRVLLVTNLLTALFLITIAWRRSSKLLAQRQAFANALREEKERAQITLEAIGDAVITADVEGNIGYMNPAAEQLTHWQSGQALGLPLGALFSLLDEQEGGEGCTLVEQVLSGSLKGGAEHARLIQRLDGSTVSVNLVGSPIINNDQVAGIVLVLHDMTQERQYIANLSWQATHDALTGLANRREFEYRLEQALNGLVRQAGRHSLMFLDLDQFKLVNDTCGHAAGDELLRHICAVLQSGLREGDTLARLGGDEFGVLLENCPAEQAERIGENLRQAVQSLHFVWKGRPFVTTVSIGLVHMAQAPGSLEASLRAADMACYMAKEKGRNRVQVYHADDSELSMRFGEMAWIQRLHVALEENRFCLYCQEIAALKAIEGPGHIEILLRLHDESGRTILPDSFIPAAERYGLMTALDRWVVRNVFQVIRQCLDEERGGPLAMCAINLSGTSIGDDNFLEYLQRLFVEYAIPPRMICFEITETSAIANLGSAIRFINELKGLGCKFSLDDFCAGMSSFAYLKHLPVDFLKIDGSFVKDMLDDPVNRAMVEVINHIGHVMGKRTIAEFVETPLIEQALQEIGVDYAQGYLIERPQVFTCDSLQRQRIAARPLLHRAPGTFR; encoded by the coding sequence ATGAAGGGAAATCGCACTCAAGAAGCGCCAAGACTGGTAGGTATCATCTGGCCCTTCATCGCCGTTGTCGTGTTCCAGGTATTGCTGGGTAGCCTCAGCCTTTATGCATTGTCGGCGGTGCGTGCCTACGTGGCCGGTGAAAGCCTTTGGTCCAAGGCGCAGAAAGATGCCATCTATTACCTCAACCTGTATGCCGATGACCGCGACGAGCGGACTTACCAACGCTATCGCCAGGTCATGGCCGTGCCCCAGGGCGACCACGAGCTGCGCGAGCTCCTCGACCAGGCCAGCCCGGACCTGGAGGGCGCCCGCCTGGCCGTGCTGCAGGGCGGCAATCACCCGGACGATGTCGACCGGATCATCTGGTTCTACCGCAACTTCCGCCAGATCAGCTACATGCAGACGGCGATCGAGTACTGGAACATCGGCGATGACTACCTGACCAAGCTCAATGTGCTGGCCAGCGAGATGCACGATGGTTTCGCCCGCGGGCAGGTCGGCCCGACCCAGCTCAGTGAGTGGAAGGGCCGTATCGTGGCGATCAACGAAGGTGTCACGCCGGCTGCCAAGGCCTTCAGTGACGCCCTGGGTGAAGGCTCGCGGATGCTGCTGCGGGTGCTGCTGGTCACCAACCTGCTGACTGCACTGTTCCTCATCACCATTGCCTGGCGCCGTTCGAGCAAGCTGCTGGCCCAGCGCCAGGCCTTTGCCAATGCCCTGCGCGAGGAAAAGGAGCGGGCCCAGATCACCCTCGAAGCGATTGGCGATGCGGTGATCACCGCCGATGTCGAGGGCAACATCGGCTACATGAACCCTGCGGCCGAGCAGCTGACCCACTGGCAGTCCGGCCAGGCCCTGGGCCTGCCGCTGGGGGCGCTGTTCAGTCTGCTCGACGAGCAGGAAGGGGGCGAAGGCTGCACGCTGGTCGAACAGGTGCTCAGTGGCAGCCTCAAGGGCGGCGCCGAGCATGCCCGGCTGATCCAGCGCCTGGATGGCAGCACGGTGTCGGTCAACCTGGTCGGCTCGCCGATCATCAACAACGACCAGGTGGCCGGTATCGTGCTGGTGCTGCACGATATGACCCAGGAGCGCCAGTACATCGCCAACCTGTCGTGGCAAGCCACCCATGACGCCTTGACCGGCCTGGCCAACCGCCGCGAATTCGAATACCGCCTGGAGCAGGCGCTCAATGGCCTGGTACGCCAGGCTGGGCGGCATTCGCTGATGTTCCTCGACCTCGACCAGTTCAAGCTGGTCAACGACACCTGCGGCCATGCGGCTGGCGACGAACTGCTCAGGCACATCTGTGCGGTGCTGCAGTCGGGGCTGCGCGAAGGCGACACCCTGGCCCGCCTGGGCGGCGACGAGTTTGGTGTGCTGCTGGAAAATTGCCCGGCCGAACAGGCCGAGCGCATCGGCGAAAACCTGCGCCAGGCCGTGCAGAGCCTGCACTTCGTGTGGAAGGGCAGGCCGTTCGTGACCACCGTCAGTATTGGCCTGGTGCATATGGCGCAGGCACCGGGTTCGCTGGAGGCTTCGCTGCGGGCTGCCGACATGGCGTGCTACATGGCCAAGGAAAAGGGCCGTAACCGGGTGCAGGTGTACCACGCCGACGACAGCGAACTGTCCATGCGCTTTGGTGAAATGGCCTGGATCCAGCGCCTGCATGTGGCCCTGGAGGAAAATCGCTTCTGTCTGTATTGCCAGGAAATCGCCGCGTTGAAGGCCATCGAAGGCCCAGGCCATATCGAGATTCTCCTGCGCCTGCACGACGAAAGTGGCCGCACCATCCTCCCCGACAGTTTCATTCCGGCCGCCGAGCGCTATGGCCTGATGACGGCGTTGGACCGTTGGGTGGTGCGCAACGTGTTCCAGGTCATCCGCCAATGCCTGGACGAAGAGCGGGGCGGGCCGCTGGCGATGTGCGCGATCAACCTGTCCGGGACGAGCATCGGCGACGACAACTTCCTCGAGTACCTGCAGCGGTTGTTCGTCGAGTACGCCATTCCGCCGCGCATGATCTGCTTCGAGATCACCGAGACCAGTGCCATTGCCAACCTTGGCAGTGCCATCCGCTTCATCAACGAATTGAAGGGGCTAGGTTGCAAGTTCTCCCTGGACGACTTCTGTGCCGGAATGTCGTCATTTGCCTATTTGAAACATTTACCCGTCGACTTCTTGAAGATCGACGGAAGTTTTGTCAAAGATATGCTCGACGACCCGGTCAATCGTGCCATGGTCGAGGTGATCAATCACATCGGGCATGTCATGGGCAAGCGGACCATCGCCGAGTTCGTCGAAACACCGTTGATCGAGCAGGCCTTGCAGGAGATCGGCGTGGATTACGCCCAGGGCTATCTGATTGAACGGCCACAGGTGTTCACCTGTGACAGTCTGCAGCGCCAACGGATTGCTGCGCGGCCCTTGCTGCATCGGGCGCCCGGTACTTTTCGCTGA
- the ubiG gene encoding bifunctional 2-polyprenyl-6-hydroxyphenol methylase/3-demethylubiquinol 3-O-methyltransferase UbiG, translated as MSNVDHAEIAKFEALAHRWWDRESEFKPLHDINPLRVNWIDERVGLAGKKVLDVGCGGGILSEAMALRGATVTGIDMGEAPLAVAQLHQLESGVEVEYRQITAEALAEEMPEQFDVVTCLEMLEHVPDPSSVIRACYRMVKPGGQVFFSTINRNPKAYLLAIVGAEYILKMLPRGTHDFKKFIRPSELGAWSRAAGLEVKDIIGLTYNPLTKHYKLSSDVDVNYMIQTLREE; from the coding sequence ATGAGCAACGTCGACCACGCCGAAATCGCCAAGTTCGAAGCCTTGGCCCACCGCTGGTGGGACCGCGAAAGCGAGTTCAAGCCGCTGCACGACATCAACCCGCTGCGCGTCAACTGGATTGACGAGCGCGTCGGCCTGGCTGGCAAGAAAGTGCTGGACGTCGGCTGCGGCGGCGGCATCCTCAGCGAGGCCATGGCCTTGCGCGGCGCGACCGTCACCGGCATCGACATGGGCGAGGCGCCACTGGCCGTTGCCCAGCTGCACCAGCTGGAGTCGGGCGTCGAGGTCGAGTACCGGCAGATCACCGCCGAAGCCCTGGCCGAAGAGATGCCCGAGCAGTTCGACGTGGTCACCTGCCTGGAGATGCTCGAGCACGTGCCCGACCCGTCCTCGGTCATCCGCGCCTGCTACCGCATGGTCAAGCCTGGCGGCCAGGTGTTCTTCTCGACCATCAACCGCAACCCCAAGGCCTACCTGCTGGCCATCGTCGGCGCCGAGTACATCCTCAAGATGCTGCCGCGCGGCACCCACGACTTCAAGAAGTTCATCCGCCCGTCCGAGCTCGGCGCCTGGAGCCGTGCCGCCGGCCTCGAGGTCAAGGACATCATCGGCCTGACCTACAACCCGCTGACCAAGCACTACAAGCTGAGCAGCGACGTTGACGTCAACTACATGATCCAGACCCTGCGCGAGGAATGA
- a CDS encoding ABC transporter ATP-binding protein — MLELPGSPDPVPGKPAAVPDRLSWAEIRRLALHHKKNLWTANLVAVLAACCSVPIPLLLPLLVDEVLLGHGDAALKWMNHLLPSGWQVAAGYIGLMLAATLCLRVAALAFNVVQAKLFAGLAKDIVYRLRIRLIERLKRISLKEYESLGSGTVTTHLVTDLDTLDKFVGETLSRFLVAMLTLTGTAAILIWMHWKLALLILLFNPLVIYFTVQLGKRVKHLKKLENDSTSRFTQALSETLDAIQEIRAGNRQGYFLGRLGLRAREVRDYAVESQWKSDASGRASGLLFQFGIDIFRAAAMLTVLFSDLSIGQMLAVFSYLWFMIGPVEQLLNLQYAYYAAGGALSRLNELMSRADEPQYPAASDPFAGRETVGIEVRDLRFAYADEPVLDQLNLAIAPGEKVAIVGASGGGKSTLVQLLLGLYSAQAGTIRFGGASLQEIGLETLRENVAVVLQHPSLFNDSVRANLTMGRECSDEACWQALRIAQLDATIAALPQGLDSVVGRSGVRLSGGQRQRLAIARMVLAEPKVVILDEATSALDAATEYNLHQALARFLSGRTTLIIAHRLSAVKQADRVLVFDGGHVAEDGDHQQLIAEGGLYAKLYGHLQQT, encoded by the coding sequence GTGCTTGAGCTGCCAGGGTCGCCAGACCCTGTGCCAGGGAAGCCCGCTGCTGTGCCTGATCGCCTGAGCTGGGCGGAAATCCGCCGCCTGGCCCTGCATCACAAGAAAAACCTCTGGACCGCCAACCTGGTCGCGGTGCTGGCGGCCTGTTGCAGCGTGCCGATCCCGTTGCTGCTGCCGTTGCTGGTCGATGAAGTGCTGCTGGGCCACGGTGATGCAGCACTGAAATGGATGAACCACCTGCTGCCGAGTGGTTGGCAGGTAGCGGCCGGCTACATCGGCCTGATGCTGGCGGCCACGCTGTGCCTGCGCGTGGCGGCGCTGGCCTTCAACGTGGTGCAGGCCAAGTTGTTCGCCGGGCTGGCCAAGGACATCGTCTACCGCCTGCGCATTCGCCTGATCGAGCGCCTCAAGCGCATCTCGCTCAAGGAATACGAAAGCCTCGGCAGCGGCACCGTGACCACTCACCTGGTCACCGACCTGGATACCCTCGACAAGTTCGTCGGCGAGACCCTCAGCCGCTTCCTGGTGGCCATGCTGACCCTTACCGGCACGGCGGCGATCCTGATCTGGATGCACTGGAAGCTGGCGTTGCTGATCCTGTTGTTCAACCCGCTGGTGATCTACTTCACCGTGCAGTTGGGCAAGCGCGTCAAGCACCTGAAGAAACTCGAGAACGACAGCACCTCGCGCTTTACCCAGGCGCTCTCGGAAACCCTGGATGCCATCCAGGAAATCCGCGCCGGCAACCGCCAGGGCTACTTCCTCGGGCGCCTCGGCCTGCGTGCCCGTGAAGTGCGCGACTACGCCGTGGAGTCGCAATGGAAGAGCGATGCCAGTGGGCGTGCCAGTGGCCTGCTGTTCCAGTTCGGCATCGATATCTTCCGTGCGGCGGCGATGCTCACCGTGCTGTTCTCCGATCTGTCGATCGGGCAGATGCTGGCAGTGTTCAGCTACCTGTGGTTCATGATCGGCCCGGTGGAGCAGTTGCTCAACCTGCAATATGCCTACTACGCCGCGGGCGGCGCGCTGAGCCGGCTCAACGAGCTGATGTCGCGGGCTGACGAACCGCAGTACCCGGCCGCCAGCGACCCGTTCGCCGGCCGTGAGACGGTGGGCATCGAGGTGCGCGACCTGCGCTTTGCCTATGCCGACGAGCCAGTGCTCGACCAGTTGAACCTGGCCATTGCCCCCGGTGAAAAGGTGGCCATCGTCGGTGCCAGTGGTGGCGGCAAGAGCACCCTGGTACAGCTGCTGCTGGGGCTGTACAGCGCCCAGGCCGGGACTATCCGCTTTGGCGGTGCCAGCCTGCAGGAAATCGGCCTTGAGACCCTGCGCGAGAACGTCGCGGTGGTGCTGCAGCACCCGTCGCTGTTCAACGACAGCGTGCGCGCCAACCTGACCATGGGCCGAGAGTGCAGCGACGAGGCCTGCTGGCAGGCACTGCGCATCGCCCAGCTGGACGCCACCATCGCCGCCTTGCCGCAAGGGCTGGACAGCGTGGTCGGCCGTTCGGGGGTGCGCCTGTCGGGTGGCCAGCGCCAGCGCCTGGCAATTGCCCGCATGGTCCTGGCCGAGCCCAAGGTGGTGATTCTCGATGAGGCCACCTCGGCGCTGGATGCTGCCACCGAGTACAACCTGCACCAGGCATTGGCGCGTTTTCTCAGTGGCCGGACCACGCTGATCATTGCTCACCGTTTGTCGGCGGTGAAGCAGGCCGACCGCGTGCTGGTGTTCGACGGCGGGCATGTGGCCGAGGATGGCGACCATCAGCAGCTGATTGCCGAAGGTGGCTTGTATGCCAAGTTGTATGGGCATTTGCAGCAGACCTGA